Proteins encoded in a region of the Oscillatoria salina IIICB1 genome:
- the hpf gene encoding ribosome hibernation-promoting factor, HPF/YfiA family, translating into MKLLIQGNNIVVTDAIRDYVQQKLEKAVQHFQNITTKVDVHLSVARNPRISNNQAAEVTVYANGRVIRAQVSSENLYASIDMVADKIARQLRKYKEKHLYKKTHTQPKTGEMLEGEPVADDMIGDREPQLPDEVVRMKYFAMPPMTIREALEHLQLVDHDFYMFRNQETGEINVIYQRNHGGYGVIQPRNGNENHLNGKNGQVEIENLENLESIPAAQI; encoded by the coding sequence ATGAAGCTTTTGATCCAGGGCAACAATATTGTAGTCACAGATGCAATTCGCGATTACGTGCAGCAAAAGCTAGAAAAGGCAGTTCAGCATTTTCAAAATATCACCACGAAAGTAGACGTACATCTTTCTGTGGCACGCAATCCCCGGATAAGCAATAATCAGGCGGCAGAAGTAACGGTTTATGCCAATGGACGAGTAATTCGGGCGCAGGTAAGCAGTGAAAACCTGTATGCGAGCATTGATATGGTTGCAGATAAAATTGCCCGTCAGCTAAGGAAGTACAAGGAGAAGCATTTATACAAGAAAACGCACACCCAGCCAAAAACTGGCGAAATGCTGGAAGGGGAACCAGTGGCAGATGATATGATTGGCGATCGCGAACCTCAACTTCCCGATGAAGTTGTGCGTATGAAATATTTTGCGATGCCACCAATGACGATTCGAGAAGCTCTCGAACACCTACAGCTAGTAGACCATGATTTCTATATGTTCCGCAATCAAGAGACTGGCGAGATTAATGTCATCTATCAACGGAATCACGGTGGTTATGGCGTAATTCAACCTCGTAACGGCAACGAAAATCACCTGAATGGTAAAAATGGTCAAGTAGAGATCGAGAATTTAGAAAACCTAGAATCGATCCCGGCAGCTCAAATTTGA
- the deoC gene encoding deoxyribose-phosphate aldolase — protein MGLDLNAIDLAEYIDSALLNPTATPEQVVHCCSQAEQYKFPAVCLYPSAVRQAAEFLHGKKTKVCTVIGFPTGATTSATKLYEAQEAVEHGAVELDVVINLGWLKAGQTNAVYREIAEICEETGQTVKAILETALLTDAEKRLAAEICMDAGAAYLKTSTGWYGGATVEDVRLLREITKGQIGIKASGGIRTLETALNLIAAGATRLGTSRGLELLSQRDTLEKD, from the coding sequence ATGGGTCTAGATTTAAATGCAATCGATCTGGCTGAGTATATTGATAGCGCCCTGCTTAATCCTACAGCTACACCCGAACAAGTAGTTCACTGTTGTAGCCAAGCAGAGCAATATAAATTTCCCGCAGTTTGTCTTTATCCTAGTGCAGTGCGACAAGCAGCAGAATTTCTGCATGGCAAAAAAACTAAGGTATGTACTGTCATCGGTTTTCCTACTGGGGCTACTACCTCAGCAACGAAGCTTTATGAAGCACAAGAAGCTGTAGAACATGGAGCAGTAGAGTTAGATGTAGTAATTAACTTAGGTTGGTTGAAAGCGGGACAAACAAACGCAGTTTATCGAGAAATAGCCGAAATTTGTGAAGAAACCGGGCAAACTGTCAAGGCAATTCTGGAAACTGCCCTCTTGACAGATGCGGAAAAACGGTTAGCTGCGGAAATATGTATGGATGCAGGCGCAGCTTATCTGAAAACCAGTACGGGTTGGTACGGCGGCGCGACAGTCGAGGATGTGCGACTGTTGAGAGAAATTACGAAAGGGCAAATTGGCATCAAAGCATCTGGAGGAATTCGGACTCTAGAGACTGCCCTCAATTTAATTGCCGCAGGTGCAACTAGGCTAGGGACTTCCCGAGGGCTTGAGTTGTTGAGCCAGCGCGATACCCTAGAAAAGGACTAA
- the recO gene encoding DNA repair protein RecO codes for MSRTYKVTGINLKSMPLGEADRLVTILTPEFGLIKAVAPGSRKHKSKLRGRSELFVVNELLIAKGRSLDKITQAETIESYPGLSKNLGKLAVAQYLAELVICVSLSEQPQTELYQLLNEHLRRLDCITTGSNLDSSASIILSHLCQAIFHLLAIAGIAPVVGNCCLTQQPLTPDFTNAGWRVGFSFEAGGTIALPIQVSLSPSNSSETEATERRLLPTPRINSKLNAVELTGLQQLGTAELPQFEKIIPKRYLNTSVNTAWIEIERLLRDYTEYQLGKSIRSAILVDSLYPLPF; via the coding sequence ATGAGTCGAACCTATAAAGTAACCGGAATTAATCTTAAGAGTATGCCACTAGGCGAAGCAGATCGTTTAGTGACAATCTTGACACCGGAATTTGGTTTGATTAAAGCAGTAGCACCGGGATCGCGCAAGCACAAATCAAAGCTTCGAGGTAGAAGCGAGTTGTTTGTGGTGAACGAGTTATTAATTGCTAAAGGGCGATCGCTGGATAAAATTACTCAAGCAGAAACTATTGAATCTTATCCAGGTTTAAGTAAAAATTTAGGCAAATTAGCTGTAGCTCAATATCTGGCAGAATTAGTCATCTGCGTGAGTTTGAGCGAACAGCCACAAACAGAACTCTACCAACTGCTCAACGAACATCTGAGACGCTTAGACTGCATAACTACTGGTAGCAATCTAGACTCATCAGCATCAATAATACTCAGCCATTTATGTCAAGCGATATTTCACTTGCTAGCCATAGCAGGAATCGCCCCTGTGGTGGGTAACTGTTGTTTGACTCAGCAACCACTAACACCGGATTTTACTAATGCTGGATGGCGAGTAGGCTTTAGCTTTGAAGCTGGAGGAACGATCGCTTTACCAATTCAGGTAAGCTTAAGTCCCAGCAACAGTAGTGAAACAGAGGCTACAGAAAGGCGATTATTGCCTACACCACGAATCAATAGCAAACTTAATGCTGTTGAACTAACTGGATTACAACAACTTGGGACAGCAGAGTTACCTCAATTTGAGAAAATAATACCAAAGAGGTATCTGAATACCTCTGTGAATACAGCCTGGATAGAGATCGAAAGACTTTTACGGGATTACACGGAGTACCAACTAGGAAAGTCAATTCGCTCGGCTATTCTAGTTGATTCTCTGTATCCGTTACCTTTTTAG
- a CDS encoding MFS transporter produces MRVSELEKTKLESIINDVTNETEILEAETSNQISWDDATSWDESNESKLNVAAKTKGFLPVLQNRRFLILWSGQVFSQLADKVYLVLMIALIASHFQAANQTISGWVSAIMIAFTIPAVLFGSLAGVYVDRWSKKTVLVATNLLRGAIVLAVPFLLWLSQDRTPIFGLPAGFWVLLGVTFLVSTLTQFFAPAEQSAIPLIVKRRHLLPANSLYTTTMMALLIIGFAIGEPLLELTDKLLAELGINWSFGKEMIVGGAYAIAGLILLLLKTGETKEILPKEEETHIFEDIREGIRYLGKNHRVRNALIQLVILFSVFAALAVLAVRLAETIPAMKPEQFGFLLAAGGIGMALGAGFLGNWGQRFSHTNLSLTGSFGVAGSLVGLSLFTHQLWLALLMTTFLGAFAALVGVPMQTTIQAETPEKMRGKVFGLQNNAVNIALSLPLALAGVAEAFFGLKSVFLGLAILAVTGGLLTWYISRTGSVMSTKATRN; encoded by the coding sequence ATGCGAGTATCTGAACTTGAAAAAACAAAATTAGAATCAATAATTAACGATGTGACTAACGAAACTGAAATCTTAGAAGCAGAAACGAGTAACCAAATTTCCTGGGATGATGCGACTTCTTGGGATGAAAGTAATGAAAGTAAGCTAAATGTAGCAGCAAAGACGAAAGGTTTTTTGCCTGTCTTGCAAAATCGCCGCTTCTTAATTCTCTGGAGCGGTCAAGTATTTTCTCAACTAGCAGATAAAGTATATCTCGTGTTGATGATTGCTTTGATTGCCAGTCATTTTCAGGCAGCCAATCAAACAATTAGCGGTTGGGTTTCAGCAATTATGATTGCTTTTACAATCCCAGCAGTGTTATTTGGTTCTCTAGCAGGAGTTTATGTCGATCGCTGGTCGAAAAAAACGGTACTTGTAGCTACAAATCTCTTGCGCGGCGCGATAGTTTTAGCTGTGCCGTTCCTTTTGTGGCTATCTCAGGATCGAACGCCGATTTTTGGCTTACCCGCAGGGTTTTGGGTTTTATTGGGCGTAACTTTTTTAGTTTCAACCCTGACGCAGTTTTTTGCGCCCGCAGAACAGTCGGCGATTCCTTTAATTGTCAAACGTCGGCATTTATTACCAGCTAATTCTCTTTATACAACTACAATGATGGCATTGTTGATTATCGGTTTTGCTATCGGCGAGCCTTTGTTGGAACTGACAGATAAACTGTTAGCTGAATTAGGCATTAACTGGAGTTTTGGCAAAGAAATGATTGTCGGCGGTGCTTACGCGATCGCTGGATTAATTTTGTTACTCCTTAAAACAGGAGAAACCAAAGAAATTTTACCTAAAGAAGAAGAAACACACATTTTTGAAGATATTCGCGAAGGTATTCGCTACTTAGGAAAAAACCATCGAGTTCGCAATGCTTTGATTCAGTTAGTCATTCTCTTCTCGGTTTTTGCAGCGTTAGCAGTATTGGCTGTACGTCTGGCGGAAACTATTCCCGCAATGAAGCCAGAACAATTTGGTTTTTTACTGGCGGCTGGCGGTATAGGTATGGCTTTGGGTGCAGGCTTTTTAGGTAACTGGGGTCAAAGATTTTCTCATACCAATCTTAGTTTGACTGGTTCGTTTGGAGTAGCTGGTTCGTTGGTTGGTTTATCTTTGTTTACCCATCAGCTTTGGCTAGCTTTACTCATGACTACCTTTTTAGGCGCATTTGCTGCTTTAGTCGGCGTACCAATGCAAACGACTATTCAAGCCGAAACTCCCGAAAAAATGCGCGGAAAGGTCTTTGGCTTACAAAATAATGCGGTGAATATTGCTCTCTCTTTGCCTTTGGCGTTAGCAGGCGTAGCAGAAGCTTTTTTTGGTTTAAAGTCAGTTTTTCTCGG